CACTCAGGGGTGGTGCAGCCACAGGAAGCAGTGGCCTGACTGACGATAAGTGGTTCTTTCCCGTCATTGGTGTAAGAAAAAACATGGCTTACAGGAATACCTTGTGGTATAGAACCGAAATCCCACGTTTCTTCTGTAAACTTGAATATAGGCGCATCAGGCCCTGCCGGAACTGCCGGTGCAGCAGGCGTAGCAACAGCGGCCGGTGTTGCTTTCATTGGTGTCACTTTCGTGTTTTGTGCCAGCACAATAGCCGGAAGCAGGCAGAAAAGGAATAGAATTTTCTTCATGTTATTTTTTTATTTGCCCAAAACTATTCAATTGTGCAGTTACCTTCCAAATTATTTAAGAGGGCGGTAAGACTTTTAACAACTTTTTAAGAATTAAGTCTGTGCATGTACAACATAGGTAAGGAAAAATGACAGCAATGAAATTTTCAGTTTCAGATCACCTCGTGTATTAGCAGCACTTTTTACTATTTTTGAAAAAAATCAAAATATGTCGGGAATGAAAATGTCAGCCGGCTCATCTCCGGGTGAAGGTCAGTTGACTTTTGAAGAATTCAAACTGCAGGTAGCAGGAGATTACCGGCTCGCCATGATCAGCAGGGAAGCAAGTTTGCTGGGAAGAAAGGAAGTCCTCAGGGGCAAAGCCAAGTTCGGCATCTTTGGCGACGGTAAAGAACTTGCGCAGATCGCATTGGCCAGGGTGTTCCGGGAAGGTGATATAAGGTCGGGCTATTATCGCGATCAGACAATGGCCTTTGCCACCGGCATGTGCGATGTGAGGCAGTTCTTCGCCCAGCTCTATGCTGATACCGATCTGGCTCATGAACCGATGTCGGGCGGCAGGCAGATGAATGGCCATTATATCACCAGAATGCTTGATGAGCAGGGTAACTTTAAGGAATTATCCGCCATGAAGATTTCAGCGGCGGATGCCTCTCCGACAGCTACGCAAATGCCTCGCGCATTAGGACTGGCGCTCGCCTCTAAAAAATTCCGTGAGATGGACAGTCTTAAACATCTTACGCAGTTTTCAGATAACGGCAATGAAGTGGTATTCGCCACCATCGGTGATGCAAGCACTTCAGAAGGACACTTTTGGGAAACGCTGAATGCCGCAGGCGTGCTGAAGGTACCTTTGGCGATTTCAGTCTGGGACGACGGTTATGGTATTTCCGTGCCGATCACTTTTCAGACTACGAAACAAAGTATCTCCGATGTGATAGCTGGTTTTGCGGCAGATGAAACAGGCAACGGCATCGACATTTATGTAGTCAACGGATGGGATTATGTTTCACTGATTGAAACGTATGAAAAAGGTATTGCCAAAGTGCGTGAAACACATATACCGGCATTATTTCACATTAAAGAACTAACACAGCCGCAGGGACATTCCACTTCCGGTTCGCATGAACGATATAAAACCAGGGAACGCCTTGAATGGGAACGCACTTTCGACTGTAACAAGAAAATGCGGGAATGGATTATTCAATACGCCATATTATCGGCGGAAGAATGTGATGCAATTGAAGCAGAAGCCAAAGCATTTGTAAATGATGAACGCAAAGCCGCGTGGGAAGCGTTTAATAATCCGATTAAAGCCTCCATCTCGGCGCTGACTGAATTGCTCGGGGAGATCGCACAAACCTCTTCGCATGCATCCGACATTACTGCCATCAGTGATAGGCTCCTGTCGGCCATTGATCCCATAAAGAAAGATGTGCTCATCGCGGCAAAAAGTGCACTGCGCATCATCAGCAGGGAAAATCATCCGATGCGCGAACAGCTTGCACAATGGAAGACATCGTATGAAGCAGCGCAACGCACTGCCTACACTTCGCACCTGCACAGCCAGTCATCACAGTCTGCCCTGCTGGTGAATGAAGTAAATCCTGTGTATGATGAAAATGCGCCGGTGATCAACGGGTTTGAAATCATGAACCACTGCTTTGATGCTGCGCTGGCACGTGAACCCCGCTTATTTGCTTTCGGTGAAGACCTGGGAAAAATTGGTGATGTCAACCAGGGGTTTTCCGGACTTGAAAACAAGTATGGCATTGAACGTGTATTTGATGTTGGCATCCGCGAAGCGACCATTATTGGACAAGGCATCGGAATGGCAATGCGCGGGCTACGCCCCATAGCCGAAATTCAATACCTCGATTACTTATTGTATGCATTGCAGCTCATGAGTGACGACATTGCCACGCTGCAATGGCGCACAGCCGGCGGACAAAAAGCACCCGTCATCATCCGTACAAGAGGGCACCGGCTGGAAGGTGTCTGGCATTCCGGTTCTCCCATGGGAATGATACTGAATGCAATTCGTGGCATTTACCTGCTGGTTCCGCGAAACATGGTACAGGCGGCCCGTTATTATAACACGATGCTGTTGTCTGATGATCCTGCGTTGATTATTGAATGCCTGAACGGATATCGCCTGAAAGAGCAACTGCCTTCCAATATCGGTGAGATGACCTTAACGCCCGGTGTGACCGAAATACTGAAGGAAGGAACGGACGTCACACTGGTTACTTACGGTTCTTCATGCCGTGTGGCCATGGAAGCCGCTGAACAGCTGGAGAGCACTGGCATTTCAGTGGAAGTTATTGATGTGCAGTCATTGCTACCGTTCGATACCCATCATACTATTGTGGATTCCATCCGAAAAACCAACAGGGTAGTGTTTTTAGATGAAGATGTACCCGGTGGAGCCACTGCCTACATGCTGCAGCAAGTGCTGGAAATACAAAATGGCTACCGATACCTTGATGCAAAACCGGTTACCATCACTGCCACAGCCAATCGCCCGGCATATGCGACGGACGGAGATTATTTTTGCAAACCCAATCCGGAAGATATCTTCGAAAAAATCTACGATATCATGCGGGAAGCGTTTCCGGAAGATTACCCGGCTATCGGTTAACAGTTTTTATGGGTAACCGGCAGATGTTGTTGCCGGTGTAATGGCAATGGAATTGAATAAATGACACAGCAGCTTCGTTTTTACGAGCAACGGAATATACAGCTAATCATCATTGCATTAGTGGCTTCATTGCTTTATGGCAATACCCTGTTCAACAGCTATGCATTGGATGATGGTATGGTGATCCTTGAAAACAAATTTGTGCTGAAAGGGGTCAGCGGGATTCCGGATATCCTGGCGCATGACAGTTTTTACGGCGCCATCGGCGACAGCAAAAATCTCAGTGGCGGACGCTATCGCCCGCTTTCCCTCATTGCCTTCGCAACGGAAATCTCGCTGTTCGGCAATAATGCGGTCATCCATCATCTTTTCAGCATTATTTTTTACCTGCTGACGGCAATTGTATTGCTGCTGTTTCTCCGCGACTTCATTTTCAGGCAGCATCCTGTTGCAGCATTTACCGCAGCTTTGCTTTTTACGATACATCCAATTCATACGGAAGCAGTAGCCAATATCAAAAGCAGAGATGAGATTTTTTCACTGCTTTTCCTGCTGCTGACCTTGTATTTCCTGCTGCACTATGTGACAGTTTCCAAAAAACAACGTCACGCGCTGCTTGCCGTCTTCTGTTATGGGCTCGCTTTATTGTCAAAAGAAAACGGGATCATTTTTGTTGCCATCATTCCCGTCACACTTTGGTTTTTTACAGAGAAGCCTCTTGCCTTCATTGTGAAGCAAAGTATTCCCTTTTGGGTGATAGCAGCGCTCTACCTGTTGATGCGCTTCGCCGTTTTACCGGTTAATCACAAAGAGATTACAGAGGTGATGGATAATCCGTACGTACTTGCTACCACCGGCGAAAAGTATGCTACCATTTTTCTGGTGTTGCTCCGTTATCTTCAGTTGCTCCTCTGGCCACATCCGCTGACTTATGATTATTCTTTCAGGCAGGTGGCCTATGTAAATTTCTCGTCACCATTAGTTTGGTTATCCTGTTGTTTACATCTTTTGATGGTTGCGTGGGTTATATCAGGGCTAAGAAAGAAAGACGTTATAGGCTGGTGCCTGTTATTTTACCTGTTGGGGATTTTTATCGTCTCCAACCTGCTGATAAACATCGGCGCGCCGATGGCAGAACGATTTTTATTCCAGGCCACTGTACCTTTTTCCATCGTGCTGGCGGAAACCGGCAGACGAATCTGGTTGCGATGGAAGACCAATGAGGCGATACGGCTTTCAGTCTCAGCTGTGTTGCTGTTACCGGTTTTGGCCTTCAGTTCGTATGCGACCATCACGCGCAATGCGGACTGGCAATCAAATGAAACCTTGTTTCTGCATGATGTGAAAATATCATCAAACAGTGCGCGCGCCAACACTTATGCCGGTGTCTCGCTCATTAAACTTTGCGACTCGGCTGCAAATGATACGGTGAAACGAAAGTATGCACGACAGGCAATAGACTATTTCAAGATTGCTGAATCAATTAAAAAGAATTACATCACAACACTGCTGAATATGGGTGTGGCCTATAGCCGCCTCGACAGTGCAGATGCGGCGGAAGAAGCATGGAGCCGTGCCCGAATCGTGGATCCTTCCAACAGCAACTTTATTGTTTATGATAAATACCTCGGCGAAACATATTACCAACAGGGTATGCAGGCAGCAAATAAAAACGAGCTGGCAAAATGTATTATCTACCTGCAAAAAGCAGTGAAGTACACACCGGGAAATGCAAATGCATGGTATAACCTGGGCGGCGCTTTCTATACCACCGGGCAGCTTGATCAGGCTAAGTTGTGCTGGCAGCAGACATTAAAGCTGAATCCGGGTCATCAGGATGCCGCGAATGGATTAAGGGCATTAAGCATGATGCAACAAAAAAATTAGCGATATACAGCTGCAGCCGGAAACTCATTTTTGTTCAGTGACAAATTGACGATGCTTTTATTACAGGAAAATATCCGGTCACAATACCTTATCCGCTGAATACCTTATCATCTTCTGAATATTAATACAGGTTTCTGTCAATAATTTCTGTATTGAAAGCAGTGGCGGGAAAGAATCTGTTAACGGGAAATTTGCTTTCTCCTGTTACCATTTCTGTATTACAAAATACCTGCAGAACCAATGATCGTATTATTGATTTCAGTGTGGCCGGTTATCAGTGCTATCCTTTGATTACTTTTGCTTTCTTCAATTTACTATGTCAAAAAAATTCGGAATAGCAATACACGGTGGAGCAGGAACGATTCTTCAAAAACTGATGACGCCGGAAAAAGAAAGCATCTACAGGGCTGGGCTGGAACAGGCATTGAACATTGGCTATCACCTGCTCGAAAGCGGTGGCAATGCCGTGGATGCTGTGGAAGCTTCTGTGCGCAGCCTGGAAGATTTTATTTATTTCAATGCCGGGAGAGGTTCCGTCTTCAATCATGAAGGGAAACATGAGATGGATGCTTCTATCATGAATGGAGCTGATCTGCGGGCAGGTGCTGTTTGTGCAGTCCGGAACATCCGCAACCCTGTATCGCTGGCCAAAGAGATCATGCTGCATTCCGAGCATGTTTTTTTGTGCGGAGAAGGTGCAAGCGAGTTTGCCGCTGAAAGAAAAATTGCTGTAGCAGAACCGGCTTATTTTTTTAATCAGGAACGGTATGATCAGTGGCAGCAAGCCCTTGCCGCAAATGTGATGAAACTGGATCACGGCAGTGAAAAAAAGTTTGGCACCGTTGGCGCTGTCGCACTGGACAAAGATGGCAATCTGGCTGCGGCCACTTCCACCGGTGGATTAACCAATAAAAGATTCGGTCGTGTTGGAGATAGTCCGCTGATAGGTGCCGGCACTTATGCCAATAACCAAATCTGTGCTGTTTCGTGCACCGGCCATGGAGAACACTTTATCCGTGCCGTGGTTGCGTACGATATTGCCGCGCTGATGGAATATAAAGGAATGCTGTTGAAAGAAGCATGCGAATTTGTAGTGCATAAAAAATTAGTTGATATGGGTGCTGAAGGCGGCCTCATCAGCATCGACCGTTTTGGGAACATCGAGATGCCCTTTAATTCCGAAGGCATGTATCGTGCATGTCGCAAAAACGATGATGCGGCATTCATTGCCATCTATAAATAGCGAATGCCGCTCTTTTATTGTATTCCTCCGTTCAGTATGCGTTGCTGTTGCACAAATACGGATGGTGCCTGCATAAAAAGTCTTTGTTGCCACTTTCTCGTGTTGCCGGACTTTCCCGATAAATATTCCGGCACTTTTGTAATCTCAGATTTTGAAAGCAAATTTGCATTTTTCGTCTTGTTCAAATTCTTTTATTAATTCACCTGATCCAACACGTCACGGCAGCTTTTCAAACAGTACTATTTTCATTTGAAAACACTATTTACTTCGCTGTTTTTGCTGATTACCACTACCCTCCCAGCTGCCACCGTTGCTGACAACGGAAATCGCAGTGAAGCGGGCGGTTATGGATTTTGGGAAAACAAAGGACAGGTAGTGGATCAAAATGGTGTTTCCCGCTCCGACATCCTGTACATTTTTGAGCAGGATGGCTTCACCCTGGCCCTTGGCAAAGATTTTTTTTCATACCAGTTGGTTTCCATCATGCAGGATACTGCGGAAAGCCTGCAAAAAAAATCACCATTGATTCGTGATGAAGATGGTTCGTCCATCGGCCTGAAACAACAAACATTCCGGTATGAAAGAACTGATATCCGCATGGCAGGCGCTGATAAGAATGCTGTATGCAAAGCGTCAGGCATCTCTGAGGAGATCAGGAACTTTTTTTCACCCGCCGGCAGTTTTTCAGGTATCCATCATTTTCAGCGTGTCACCTATGAAAATATCTATCCGGGAATCAATTTGGTTTTCTATGTTAAACCGGTTGCAGGTACGGCAAGATCACGGCTGAAGTATGATTTTGTGATTCAGCCCGGAGCAGACATTAACCGCATTCAGTTATCGTATGCAGGTGTTGTATTACCTGCTGTCAGCGAGAGTGGTGAATTGATATCCCTTTTCCCTTCATCCGGCAGCATCGTTGAATCAGCGCCACTGAGTTATTATACTGCCGATAAAGATTCATTTATCATTCCATACCAGTCAAAAGGATCCATTGTCAGTTTTAAGTATCAGGGGAAATCAAAAAGAGAAACGCTTGTAATTGATCCTGAAATTACCTGGAGCCGTTACTACGGTGGTGTTAAAGATGAAATTATAGAAATGGTAGAAGCAGATGGTTTGGGAAATATCTATGCATGTGGTCAAACATTTTCACCATCCGGTATCGTAACTTCCGGTGCTTACCAGACGGTCAAGAAGGGCATATCCGATTGCTTCATCACTAAATTGACAGCGGACGGCACTATATTATGGAGCACCTATTTTGGCGGCGAATCCGATGATTTCGCACTGGGCATGTGTCTCGATGGTTTTGGCGGTTTATTCATCTGCGGCCAGACGAAAAGCCTGCAGGTAATGTCAACTCCGGGTGCCTACCAGGAAACCAACCAGGGATTCATTGATGCGTTCCTTTCCAGGTTTGATACAACAGGTATGCTGACCTGGAGCACATTCTACGGAGGATCACAAAAGGATCAGGCTTATTCCTGCATCGCTGATCAGACTGGCGTTTACCTCTGCGGTTATACGGAGAGTGCCGACAATATTGCCACGCCGGGTGCAGCACAAACTGTGTATGCCGGAGCAGGTGATGCTTTCATCTGCGGTTTCACATTATCCGGCAACATGATATTCTCCACCTATCTCGGAGGATCAGACCAGGATCGCGGCCACGACATACACATGGATCACTTTGGTTACCTTCTCATTTCAGGTACAACACCCAGCGCCGATGGCATTGCATTAGGTGATGTGCATCAGTCGGAAGTGGGTGGTAACAACGATGTGTTTATTGGTAAATACACTAAATCAGGTATAAAGAGATGGTGCACCTATTATGGCGGGTTAAAAACAGAACGTGGCCGTGAAATTGTACCCGACGGAGACGGCAATATCTATATCACAGGGCCAACCGCCAGCGGATTATACATGACTACTGAAGGTGTTCATCAGACTGAACTCAACGGAAGCGGGCCTGCATCGTCCACGGTGTATGAAGATGCCTACCTTGCAAAACTGGACAGTACCGGCAACCTGGTATGGGGCACTTATTTCGGTGGCAGCGGTGATGAGATCGGTTCCTGCATTAAATTGCTAAATGGCGGCATGATTGTCATTGGCGGAACAACACTCAGCGACAGCCTGATCAGCACATCGGACGCAATCCAGCCTTTAATCAGCGGGCAACGCGATGCTTTCATCGCAGTTTTTTCCGATAAAGGCCAGCTGCTGTGGTCAACCTATTACGGTGGCACGGAAGAAGAAATATTTGACGATGGGTATGGACCTGCCCTGGATGTTTACAATGACAATCAATTGATATTCGGCGTGTCCACCATGAGTCCGGAGCTGGGAACACTTAATACGTATACACCTTCCAGCAATTCCACACCCACCACCGATGCATTGTTTGTCAATATCGACCTTGGCTGCCTGGATAGATATGAACCCAACAATACATGGGCAACGGCTTATCCGTTAGGCGTCATCAGTCAGCCGGTGTCACTTGACGCACTGGTGAATTATGCCGGTGATAAAGATTATTTCAGTATCAAAAAAACGTCTGATCTTCCTGTAAAGATTACCCTGAGTAATCTCGCCAAGAACTTTGATATCATTTTGTACGATTCTCTTTTTCACCCTGTAAAAGTTTCACATCATACAGGTTTAGGCAATGAGGAGATCACCATTAATAAATTAATTAAGGGAACATTTTACGTCGCAGTGCTGAATCCCGGCGGTGAATATTCAGGATCCTGCTATCACCTTTCCATTAAAAAATTAACCGGCATGATGAAGTCTGCCGGCGAAACCGGAGACGAAGCCGCTCAGCATTCACTATTCATATATCCTAACCCTGCCTCAACTTCAGTTAATTTAACAATCCATGCCTCCGCAGAAGAACCGGCAACAATTAATATCACGGATATCTCCGGCAGAAAATTGCTGGAACAAATCGTGATTATTAAAAGCGGTGAGAATACCATTCCGGTAAATATTGCACAATTGCATTCCGGCACTTATTTCATATCGGTCATCAGCAAGAATTTTGCGATTGGAAAACTGATTGTTGAGGATAATCGCTGATCTGCTTCATTACCCGCTGCCATTTTTCCGGCGTTGATTTGATATTGCCTCAAACCGTTTTTTCAACCTTCCCTTTCAACTCCGGCATTTTCATATAATTGAAAATGCATATAATTTACCAATCAAACGGATGTTATTGCATGGTATAATACTGAATGAGCATTGTATTTGATTATTGCCTGATAAAGCAAAACCACCGGAACATGGTGCAGAGATTTTTCCGGTAAGCACGACATTATTATTCTTCTACTCTTTCTTCCACCTGCTTCGCCTCCATTTTACGAAGCTGAATATTGAACCGGTCACCTGATGTGAGGAAGTGAACAATAAGATTTTCAATCGAAATGGGTGTTCCTTCAGGAATATCAGCAATGTTTGAATGCCTG
The DNA window shown above is from Chitinophagales bacterium and carries:
- a CDS encoding isoaspartyl peptidase/L-asparaginase produces the protein MSKKFGIAIHGGAGTILQKLMTPEKESIYRAGLEQALNIGYHLLESGGNAVDAVEASVRSLEDFIYFNAGRGSVFNHEGKHEMDASIMNGADLRAGAVCAVRNIRNPVSLAKEIMLHSEHVFLCGEGASEFAAERKIAVAEPAYFFNQERYDQWQQALAANVMKLDHGSEKKFGTVGAVALDKDGNLAAATSTGGLTNKRFGRVGDSPLIGAGTYANNQICAVSCTGHGEHFIRAVVAYDIAALMEYKGMLLKEACEFVVHKKLVDMGAEGGLISIDRFGNIEMPFNSEGMYRACRKNDDAAFIAIYK
- a CDS encoding transketolase — its product is MKMSAGSSPGEGQLTFEEFKLQVAGDYRLAMISREASLLGRKEVLRGKAKFGIFGDGKELAQIALARVFREGDIRSGYYRDQTMAFATGMCDVRQFFAQLYADTDLAHEPMSGGRQMNGHYITRMLDEQGNFKELSAMKISAADASPTATQMPRALGLALASKKFREMDSLKHLTQFSDNGNEVVFATIGDASTSEGHFWETLNAAGVLKVPLAISVWDDGYGISVPITFQTTKQSISDVIAGFAADETGNGIDIYVVNGWDYVSLIETYEKGIAKVRETHIPALFHIKELTQPQGHSTSGSHERYKTRERLEWERTFDCNKKMREWIIQYAILSAEECDAIEAEAKAFVNDERKAAWEAFNNPIKASISALTELLGEIAQTSSHASDITAISDRLLSAIDPIKKDVLIAAKSALRIISRENHPMREQLAQWKTSYEAAQRTAYTSHLHSQSSQSALLVNEVNPVYDENAPVINGFEIMNHCFDAALAREPRLFAFGEDLGKIGDVNQGFSGLENKYGIERVFDVGIREATIIGQGIGMAMRGLRPIAEIQYLDYLLYALQLMSDDIATLQWRTAGGQKAPVIIRTRGHRLEGVWHSGSPMGMILNAIRGIYLLVPRNMVQAARYYNTMLLSDDPALIIECLNGYRLKEQLPSNIGEMTLTPGVTEILKEGTDVTLVTYGSSCRVAMEAAEQLESTGISVEVIDVQSLLPFDTHHTIVDSIRKTNRVVFLDEDVPGGATAYMLQQVLEIQNGYRYLDAKPVTITATANRPAYATDGDYFCKPNPEDIFEKIYDIMREAFPEDYPAIG
- a CDS encoding DUF1573 domain-containing protein, with the translated sequence MKKILFLFCLLPAIVLAQNTKVTPMKATPAAVATPAAPAVPAGPDAPIFKFTEETWDFGSIPQGIPVSHVFSYTNDGKEPLIVSQATASCGCTTPEWTKEPVLSGKSGTVKVTYNAVKEGSFNKSITLLSNTGNPKYLTIKGTVLPKAAAPEATPAKDEK
- a CDS encoding T9SS type A sorting domain-containing protein, with the protein product MKTLFTSLFLLITTTLPAATVADNGNRSEAGGYGFWENKGQVVDQNGVSRSDILYIFEQDGFTLALGKDFFSYQLVSIMQDTAESLQKKSPLIRDEDGSSIGLKQQTFRYERTDIRMAGADKNAVCKASGISEEIRNFFSPAGSFSGIHHFQRVTYENIYPGINLVFYVKPVAGTARSRLKYDFVIQPGADINRIQLSYAGVVLPAVSESGELISLFPSSGSIVESAPLSYYTADKDSFIIPYQSKGSIVSFKYQGKSKRETLVIDPEITWSRYYGGVKDEIIEMVEADGLGNIYACGQTFSPSGIVTSGAYQTVKKGISDCFITKLTADGTILWSTYFGGESDDFALGMCLDGFGGLFICGQTKSLQVMSTPGAYQETNQGFIDAFLSRFDTTGMLTWSTFYGGSQKDQAYSCIADQTGVYLCGYTESADNIATPGAAQTVYAGAGDAFICGFTLSGNMIFSTYLGGSDQDRGHDIHMDHFGYLLISGTTPSADGIALGDVHQSEVGGNNDVFIGKYTKSGIKRWCTYYGGLKTERGREIVPDGDGNIYITGPTASGLYMTTEGVHQTELNGSGPASSTVYEDAYLAKLDSTGNLVWGTYFGGSGDEIGSCIKLLNGGMIVIGGTTLSDSLISTSDAIQPLISGQRDAFIAVFSDKGQLLWSTYYGGTEEEIFDDGYGPALDVYNDNQLIFGVSTMSPELGTLNTYTPSSNSTPTTDALFVNIDLGCLDRYEPNNTWATAYPLGVISQPVSLDALVNYAGDKDYFSIKKTSDLPVKITLSNLAKNFDIILYDSLFHPVKVSHHTGLGNEEITINKLIKGTFYVAVLNPGGEYSGSCYHLSIKKLTGMMKSAGETGDEAAQHSLFIYPNPASTSVNLTIHASAEEPATINITDISGRKLLEQIVIIKSGENTIPVNIAQLHSGTYFISVISKNFAIGKLIVEDNR
- a CDS encoding tetratricopeptide repeat protein, with the protein product MTQQLRFYEQRNIQLIIIALVASLLYGNTLFNSYALDDGMVILENKFVLKGVSGIPDILAHDSFYGAIGDSKNLSGGRYRPLSLIAFATEISLFGNNAVIHHLFSIIFYLLTAIVLLLFLRDFIFRQHPVAAFTAALLFTIHPIHTEAVANIKSRDEIFSLLFLLLTLYFLLHYVTVSKKQRHALLAVFCYGLALLSKENGIIFVAIIPVTLWFFTEKPLAFIVKQSIPFWVIAALYLLMRFAVLPVNHKEITEVMDNPYVLATTGEKYATIFLVLLRYLQLLLWPHPLTYDYSFRQVAYVNFSSPLVWLSCCLHLLMVAWVISGLRKKDVIGWCLLFYLLGIFIVSNLLINIGAPMAERFLFQATVPFSIVLAETGRRIWLRWKTNEAIRLSVSAVLLLPVLAFSSYATITRNADWQSNETLFLHDVKISSNSARANTYAGVSLIKLCDSAANDTVKRKYARQAIDYFKIAESIKKNYITTLLNMGVAYSRLDSADAAEEAWSRARIVDPSNSNFIVYDKYLGETYYQQGMQAANKNELAKCIIYLQKAVKYTPGNANAWYNLGGAFYTTGQLDQAKLCWQQTLKLNPGHQDAANGLRALSMMQQKN